A region from the Brevibacterium paucivorans genome encodes:
- a CDS encoding ATP-dependent DNA helicase produces MKYTATDLAQILDLPSPTEEQRRIIEADLTPGITIAGAGSGKTTVVSQRVLYLVANGLVEPQQIIGLTFTNKAAGEMSEKISSHFDKFRSKNTNTAPSTEMPTIQTYNSFASGLASEYGATIGVEPDTQVLDDASAIELADQVVATAHPDFIPPGKSRSSLVKELIHLAGQANEHLCAPEDIITYLNRCLYAFLNSEFIDDCIATIKNKRSIGAQEKEDYSSFLRELTASYLDAPGRLWPEDVTEQVFTLLETLGICPAIADVRNKKRLAHLLGAFAALKKEKRAMQFSDQVSFAYQAMKADPNIVQSERAKWKVVFLDEYQDTSDSQVKMLKTLFAGLPITAVGDPRQSIYAWRGASELNIEGFPCDFASPGHDTASFTMTTSFRNSQRVLAVANAVAGRLPEDSEDTRLKPITVNNEVTSPLGNIEVSVTQGKAHPTYVSDQLENLVEWMRDREGHRAVLVRKRMHFAPVAQALTAAGLDVQVVGDGGGMDDPFVADIVAILNVASDPHAVEHLMRLLTGRVCTLGAHDLRAFNSLVKNANAEASATPLTAVECVDSFANREYAELSEAANVRLRSLAHKLRDVRKNHGGVIHMIRTIIRVFDLSYELASLPTERADSHRANIDTFVSAVSSYVARNPMASMTAVLAWLELANEHDAISSPPESLDPSAVTIMTVHASKGLEFDAVALPFLTTGDLPTKPRSYRAWLAVGELPYPLRGDATKLPRLDLAQRAHTSVSDMKNLFDETQADKEDIEDFFDASNVGHSELPLRDQISLYHRRQERRLAYVAVTRAKQQLWLGASYWGHRKSANQLSPFLTEAITVLNQAGANIEIPECDAEAPENTPVEVQWPAVISETEQKKQSRTRDFVRQQAPLDLSATPDSGDEGFHRVVARVQKIMSDARPQPPRTPQRMSTTDVVKYRADADAYMREVQRPMPQEPSEYAALGTAFHAWVEQHYGQSALTDIHEAHMRKALPQRVQKRFDSLVSTFEGSNYANRVPHAVELPFELELGGRKVPGKIDAVFKDGDRVTVVDWKTGKKPSAEILDTMATQLAIYVQAVQKLPEYAGCEVGAEFYFVGSDETFAPDTLPSLDIEGILDQAP; encoded by the coding sequence ATGAAATACACTGCCACGGATCTTGCACAGATTCTGGATTTACCTAGCCCTACCGAAGAACAACGCAGAATCATCGAGGCTGACCTCACGCCAGGAATTACTATCGCGGGGGCCGGGTCAGGCAAAACCACGGTGGTGTCTCAACGCGTGCTCTACCTGGTTGCAAATGGACTCGTGGAACCCCAACAAATTATTGGGCTCACGTTTACGAATAAGGCAGCCGGTGAAATGAGCGAGAAAATTTCGTCTCACTTCGACAAGTTCCGCTCCAAGAACACAAACACTGCGCCAAGCACCGAGATGCCTACCATTCAGACGTACAACTCTTTTGCATCTGGTTTGGCCAGTGAGTACGGAGCCACGATTGGGGTCGAACCAGATACCCAAGTCCTTGACGACGCCAGTGCTATTGAACTAGCAGATCAGGTCGTTGCAACCGCTCACCCAGACTTCATCCCGCCAGGAAAATCGCGGTCGAGCCTGGTCAAGGAACTCATCCACCTTGCCGGCCAAGCCAATGAGCACTTGTGTGCGCCTGAAGACATCATCACGTATCTGAACCGGTGTCTCTACGCATTCCTTAACAGTGAGTTTATTGACGACTGCATAGCGACAATCAAGAACAAGCGAAGCATCGGTGCACAAGAGAAAGAAGACTACAGCAGTTTCTTACGGGAACTAACAGCCTCCTACCTTGACGCGCCTGGCCGGCTCTGGCCAGAAGATGTCACAGAACAAGTTTTCACTCTCCTGGAGACCCTCGGGATCTGTCCTGCAATTGCTGATGTGCGGAACAAGAAACGACTCGCGCACCTTCTGGGCGCGTTCGCTGCGCTAAAGAAAGAAAAGCGCGCAATGCAGTTCTCTGATCAAGTGTCGTTTGCATATCAAGCAATGAAGGCCGACCCGAACATCGTTCAAAGCGAACGCGCTAAATGGAAAGTGGTGTTTCTTGATGAGTACCAGGACACCTCCGACAGTCAGGTCAAAATGTTGAAGACCCTGTTCGCTGGCCTTCCCATTACCGCTGTGGGCGACCCGCGCCAGTCAATCTATGCATGGCGTGGAGCATCCGAACTGAATATCGAAGGGTTCCCGTGCGACTTTGCGAGCCCCGGGCATGATACTGCGTCATTCACAATGACCACCAGCTTTAGAAACTCGCAGCGAGTTCTCGCCGTCGCCAACGCGGTCGCAGGGCGGCTTCCAGAAGACTCAGAAGACACACGCCTTAAACCCATCACAGTAAACAACGAAGTCACGTCACCGCTGGGGAACATTGAAGTGAGCGTGACACAAGGGAAAGCTCACCCCACGTATGTGAGCGACCAATTGGAAAACCTGGTCGAATGGATGCGCGATCGCGAAGGCCACCGTGCCGTTCTGGTCCGCAAACGCATGCACTTTGCCCCGGTGGCTCAGGCCCTGACCGCTGCAGGACTCGATGTGCAGGTTGTGGGCGACGGTGGTGGAATGGACGATCCGTTTGTCGCCGATATCGTTGCTATCCTCAACGTGGCTTCCGATCCTCACGCTGTGGAACACCTGATGCGTCTTCTAACGGGACGAGTCTGCACATTAGGCGCCCACGATCTCCGGGCATTCAACTCACTTGTAAAGAACGCAAACGCTGAAGCCTCGGCGACTCCGCTGACAGCGGTCGAATGCGTCGACAGCTTTGCTAACCGTGAGTATGCGGAACTATCAGAGGCAGCCAATGTGAGGTTGCGTAGCTTGGCACACAAGCTCCGCGATGTACGCAAGAACCATGGGGGAGTCATCCACATGATTCGCACAATCATCCGAGTGTTTGATCTGTCCTATGAGCTAGCGTCATTGCCTACGGAACGAGCTGATTCGCACCGAGCAAACATCGATACATTCGTCTCGGCGGTATCCAGCTACGTCGCACGCAATCCCATGGCTAGCATGACTGCAGTCCTGGCCTGGCTTGAACTGGCGAACGAACACGACGCCATATCGTCGCCACCTGAGTCACTGGATCCATCAGCTGTGACCATCATGACTGTGCATGCCTCAAAAGGTTTGGAGTTCGACGCGGTGGCACTTCCGTTCCTCACAACGGGAGACCTGCCTACTAAGCCTCGGAGCTACAGGGCATGGCTTGCCGTGGGTGAACTTCCATATCCATTGCGTGGTGATGCCACGAAACTTCCACGCCTGGATTTAGCGCAGAGGGCACACACCTCAGTGTCGGATATGAAGAACCTGTTCGACGAAACTCAAGCAGACAAAGAAGACATTGAAGATTTTTTCGACGCTTCGAACGTCGGACACTCTGAGCTACCGCTGAGAGACCAGATTAGTCTTTATCACCGGCGGCAAGAAAGGCGTTTGGCATACGTTGCAGTCACACGCGCAAAACAACAACTGTGGTTGGGCGCGAGCTACTGGGGACACCGCAAGTCGGCTAATCAGCTTTCGCCCTTCTTGACCGAAGCGATTACTGTGCTCAACCAAGCAGGAGCAAACATCGAGATCCCAGAATGCGATGCGGAAGCTCCGGAGAACACTCCAGTTGAAGTGCAATGGCCGGCCGTGATCTCTGAAACGGAGCAAAAGAAGCAGAGTCGCACACGTGATTTTGTTCGCCAACAAGCGCCACTGGACCTCAGCGCCACGCCGGACTCCGGCGATGAGGGTTTCCACCGGGTTGTCGCCCGTGTTCAGAAGATCATGAGCGACGCAAGGCCACAACCACCTCGGACTCCACAGCGCATGTCCACCACCGACGTTGTAAAGTACCGTGCGGACGCAGACGCGTATATGCGTGAAGTCCAGCGTCCAATGCCGCAAGAACCCAGTGAATACGCGGCGCTGGGAACCGCTTTTCACGCGTGGGTCGAACAGCACTATGGGCAGTCGGCCCTGACCGACATTCACGAAGCCCACATGCGGAAAGCTCTTCCACAGCGTGTGCAGAAACGATTCGACTCGCTCGTTTCCACATTTGAAGGGTCGAACTATGCCAACCGGGTACCGCACGCAGTTGAGCTGCCGTTTGAGCTGGAGCTGGGCGGGCGCAAGGTGCCCGGCAAGATCGACGCTGTCTTTAAAGACGGCGATCGCGTCACGGTCGTCGACTGGAAGACGGGTAAGAAGCCTTCAGCGGAGATTCTGGACACCATGGCCACGCAGCTCGCGATCTACGTTCAAGCGGTCCAGAAGTTACCGGAATACGCAGGATGCGAGGTGGGTGCGGAGTTTTACTTCGTAGGAAGTGACGAGACATTCGCGCCAGATACCCTGCCCAGTCTCGACATCGAGGGAATTCTCGACCAAGCACCGTAA